Proteins encoded together in one Bactrocera neohumeralis isolate Rockhampton chromosome 4, APGP_CSIRO_Bneo_wtdbg2-racon-allhic-juicebox.fasta_v2, whole genome shotgun sequence window:
- the LOC126757318 gene encoding guanine nucleotide-binding protein subunit alpha-14-like has product MIRNSVDMIRRCCSYGSGLENSSQGEKEKEDFNEQKINEELERHYVELNNAKKLLLLGTGEAGKSTFFKQMHINYGGGFSTAARLEYKRVIHQNILTAMQSMLNAMNVLRISYDKIENALMANSILIANVEAVTEMDDMTLSAIKCLWADTGVQQCYERRREYQIIDSAKYFLDMLDRVTRPGYIPTDDHILRSRVVTTEIVEHVFDTQQNKTKRTSNKRPLLRVIDVGGQRSERRKWLQCFDEVTALIFLASLSEYDQTLSEAKGLSRMEESKSLFRAILSTSYFRKSSIILFLNKQDLLEEKIMTSHLVDYYPEYEGPKQDADSAKYFIRQMFEAMVDKDRKIYTHYTCATDTRNFRVVFLAVQDTIMSHYLEAIGIN; this is encoded by the exons atgatccgAAACAGTGTGGACATGATTCGAAGGTGTTGTTCTTACGGTTCGGGGCTCGAGAATAGTAGCCaaggagaaaaagaaaaagaggacTTCAATGAACAGAAAATTAATGAGGAGTTAGAGAGACACTATGTAGAATTGAACAATGCTAAAAAGTTACTCTTGCTAG GTACTGGCGAGGCCGGCAAATCCACCTTCTTCAAACAAATGCATATCAATTACGGCGGAGGTTTTTCAACTGCCGCTCGTCTGGAATATAAGCGAGTCATACATCAGAATATTCTGACAGCGATGCAGTCGATGCTGAATGCCATGAATGTGTTGCGAATATCATACGATAAAATAGAAAATGCG CTGATGGCAAATAGCATTTTGATCGCCAATGTTGAAGCCGTAACAGAAATGGATGATATGACTTTGTCAGCCATAAAATGTCTGTGGGCCGATACGGGGGTACAACAATGCTATGAACGACGAAGAGAATATCAGATAATTGATTCGGCGAAATA TTTCCTTGACATGTTGGATCGTGTCACACGGCCCGGTTACATACCCACAGATGATCACATATTGCGTTCACGTGTTGTTACGACTGAAATAGTGGAGCACGTTTTCGATACACAGCAAAACAAAACGAAACGTACTAGTAACAAACGGCCGCTACTACG AGTAATAGATGTCGGTGGACAACGATCTGAACGACGAAAATGGCTGCAGTGTTTCGATGAAGTGACAGCTCTCATATTTCTAGCATCGCTCTCAGAATACGATCAGACATTAAGCGAGGCCAAAGGTTTG AGCCGTATGGAGGAATCCAAGAGCCTCTTTCGTGCCATTTTATCAACGAGCTATTTTCGTAAGTCTTCGattattctatttttaaataaacaagatTTACTGGAAGAGAAAATAATGACCTCGCACTTAGTGGACTACTACCCGGAGTATGAAG GTCCCAAACAAGATGCGGACAgtgcaaaatatttcatacgCCAGATGTTTGAGGCAATGGTGGATAAAGACCGTAAAATTTATACACATTATACATGCGCCACGg